From the genome of Palaemon carinicauda isolate YSFRI2023 chromosome 6, ASM3689809v2, whole genome shotgun sequence, one region includes:
- the LOC137641989 gene encoding uncharacterized protein, which translates to MARSILLVTLMVVFVACLASAYPTFGNPGLGGVGIGHPGIGQPGFGNAGIGGSPYTNAFGGPCRYWNQDPTTLKYFCTERPDQTFPGLF; encoded by the exons ATG GCTCGTTCAATCCTTTTGGTCACCCTCATGGTGGTGTTTGTCGCCTGCTTGGCTTCTGCTTACCCGACCTTCGGTAATCCTGGATTAGGAGGAGTAGGAATTGGACATCCTGGAATTGGACAACCTGGATTCGGCAATGCTGGCA TTGGAGGAAGTCCTTACACCAACGCCTTCGGGGGTCCCTGCCGTTACTGGAACCAAGACCCGACTACCCTAAAATACTTCTGCACCGAAAGACCCGACCAGACCTTTCCAGGACTCTTCTAA